One genomic region from Salvia hispanica cultivar TCC Black 2014 chromosome 2, UniMelb_Shisp_WGS_1.0, whole genome shotgun sequence encodes:
- the LOC125205306 gene encoding serine carboxypeptidase-like 25 isoform X1, whose amino-acid sequence MARRERTTFTFLLTTIAALILLVHVSVATRADEEEEADRIAALPGQPKVGFHQFSGYVTVNAAAGRALFYWLTEAVEHPESKPLVVWLNGGPGCSSVGYGASEEIGPFRINKTSSGLNLNKFAWNKLANLLFLETPAGVGFSYTNRSSDLFDTGDRRTAKDSLQFLVRWLDRFPRYKNREIYLSGESYAGHYVPQLAKQIVDYNAHANHKINLKGFLVGNAVTDNHYDNLGTVNYWWSHAMISDKTYRRLMSTCDFQRQKESNECESLYYYAMDQEFGNIDQYNIYAPPCSVNSSRSTSRHTMRLPHHPRAGLMRQLAGYDPCTEKYAEIYYNRPDVQKALHANVSGRIPYAWTACSETLNRNWNDSDASILPIYRELIAAGLRIWVFSGDVDSVVPVTATRYSLAQLKLDTKIPWYPWYVKKQVGGWTEVYKGLTFATVRGAGHEVPMFKPRAALQLFGSFLQGKPLPKS is encoded by the exons ATGGCTAGAAGAGAGAGAACAACCTTCACCTTCCTCCTCACCACCATTGCAGCACTTATCCTGCTAGTGCACGTTTCCGTGGCAACGCGTGCTGATGAGGAGGAAGAAGCCGACAGAATCGCAGCGCTCCCGGGCCAGCCGAAGGTCGGGTTCCACCAATTTTCCGGCTATGTCACCGTCAACGCTGCTGCCGGCCGCGCACTCTTCTACTGGCTCACGGAGGCGGTTGAGCACCCCGAGTCGAAGCCCCTTGTTGTTTGGCTCAACGGAG GGCCAGGATGTTCATCGGTGGGGTACGGTGCGTCGGAGGAGATCGGACCCTTCAGAATCAACAAAACCTCATCTGGTTTAAATCTGAACAAGTTTGCATGGAACAAATTAGCCAACTTACTCTTTTTAGAAACTCCAGCTGGCGTCGGTTTCTCTTACACCAACAGATCCTCCGACCTCTTCGACACCGGCGATCGCCGCACCG cGAAGGATTCACTTCAATTTTTGGTGCGGTGGCTGGATCGATTCCCTCGCTACAAGAATCGTGAGATTTATTTGAGCGGCGAGAGCTATGCCGGCCACTATGTTCCTCAATTGGCTAAGCAAATTGTCGACTACAACGCCCATGCTAACCACAAAATTAACCTCAAGGGCTTCTTG GTGGGAAATGCGGTGACCGACAATCACTACGACAACCTTGGCACGGTGAACTACTGGTGGAGCCACGCCATGATCTCCGACAAGACCTATCGCCGGCTAATGAGCACGTGTGACTTTCAGCGCCAGAAGGAGTCCAACGAGTGCGAGTCCCTATATTACTATGCCATGGACCAAGAGTTTGGCAACATTGACCAGTATAACATCTATGCCCCACCCTGCTCCGTTAATAGCTCCCGCTCCACCTCTCGTCACACCATGCGCCTCCCCCACCATCCTCGCGCG GGTTTGATGAGACAGCTGGCGGGATACGACCCGTGCACGGAGAAATATGCGGAAATTTACTATAACAGGCCCGACGTGCAAAAGGCGCTTCATGCTAACGTAAGCGGACGGATTCCGTATGCATGGACTGCTTGCAG TGAGACTTTGAATCGAAATTGGAATGACTCGGATGCCTCAATTCTCCCTATATACAGAGAATTAATTGCAGCTGGATTGAGAATTTGGGTGTTTAG TGGGGATGTGGATTCAGTTGTGCCAGTGACTGCAACAAGATATTCCTTAGCACAACTTAAGTTGGACACCAAAATCCCTTGGTACCCTTGGTATGTCAAGAAACAG GTGGGAGGGTGGACTGAAGTGTACAAAGGGCTAACGTTTGCAACGGTGAGAGGGGCGGGTCACGAAGTGCCCATGTTCAAACCGAGAGCTGCGCTTCAGTTATTCGGATCGTTTTTGCAGGGGAAGCCCTTACCTAAATCGTGA
- the LOC125205306 gene encoding serine carboxypeptidase-like 25 isoform X2 yields MARRERTTFTFLLTTIAALILLVHVSVATRADEEEEADRIAALPGQPKVGFHQFSGYVTVNAAAGRALFYWLTEAVEHPESKPLVVWLNGGPGCSSVGYGASEEIGPFRINKTSSGLNLNKFAWNKLANLLFLETPAGVGFSYTNRSSDLFDTGDRRTAKDSLQFLVRWLDRFPRYKNREIYLSGESYAGHYVPQLAKQIVDYNAHANHKINLKGFLVGNAVTDNHYDNLGTVNYWWSHAMISDKTYRRLMSTCDFQRQKESNECESLYYYAMDQEFGNIDQYNIYAPPCSVNSSRSTSRHTMRLPHHPRAGLMRQLAGYDPCTEKYAEIYYNRPDVQKALHANVSGRIPYAWTACSETLNRNWNDSDASILPIYRELIAAGLRIWVFSGDVDSVVPVTATRYSLAQLKLDTKIPWYPWWEGGLKCTKG; encoded by the exons ATGGCTAGAAGAGAGAGAACAACCTTCACCTTCCTCCTCACCACCATTGCAGCACTTATCCTGCTAGTGCACGTTTCCGTGGCAACGCGTGCTGATGAGGAGGAAGAAGCCGACAGAATCGCAGCGCTCCCGGGCCAGCCGAAGGTCGGGTTCCACCAATTTTCCGGCTATGTCACCGTCAACGCTGCTGCCGGCCGCGCACTCTTCTACTGGCTCACGGAGGCGGTTGAGCACCCCGAGTCGAAGCCCCTTGTTGTTTGGCTCAACGGAG GGCCAGGATGTTCATCGGTGGGGTACGGTGCGTCGGAGGAGATCGGACCCTTCAGAATCAACAAAACCTCATCTGGTTTAAATCTGAACAAGTTTGCATGGAACAAATTAGCCAACTTACTCTTTTTAGAAACTCCAGCTGGCGTCGGTTTCTCTTACACCAACAGATCCTCCGACCTCTTCGACACCGGCGATCGCCGCACCG cGAAGGATTCACTTCAATTTTTGGTGCGGTGGCTGGATCGATTCCCTCGCTACAAGAATCGTGAGATTTATTTGAGCGGCGAGAGCTATGCCGGCCACTATGTTCCTCAATTGGCTAAGCAAATTGTCGACTACAACGCCCATGCTAACCACAAAATTAACCTCAAGGGCTTCTTG GTGGGAAATGCGGTGACCGACAATCACTACGACAACCTTGGCACGGTGAACTACTGGTGGAGCCACGCCATGATCTCCGACAAGACCTATCGCCGGCTAATGAGCACGTGTGACTTTCAGCGCCAGAAGGAGTCCAACGAGTGCGAGTCCCTATATTACTATGCCATGGACCAAGAGTTTGGCAACATTGACCAGTATAACATCTATGCCCCACCCTGCTCCGTTAATAGCTCCCGCTCCACCTCTCGTCACACCATGCGCCTCCCCCACCATCCTCGCGCG GGTTTGATGAGACAGCTGGCGGGATACGACCCGTGCACGGAGAAATATGCGGAAATTTACTATAACAGGCCCGACGTGCAAAAGGCGCTTCATGCTAACGTAAGCGGACGGATTCCGTATGCATGGACTGCTTGCAG TGAGACTTTGAATCGAAATTGGAATGACTCGGATGCCTCAATTCTCCCTATATACAGAGAATTAATTGCAGCTGGATTGAGAATTTGGGTGTTTAG TGGGGATGTGGATTCAGTTGTGCCAGTGACTGCAACAAGATATTCCTTAGCACAACTTAAGTTGGACACCAAAATCCCTTGGTACCCTTG GTGGGAGGGTGGACTGAAGTGTACAAAGGGCTAA
- the LOC125205958 gene encoding exocyst complex component EXO70E2 isoform X1: MGDCSATEVVMMEAEEDLIASAQKIMRALESDMKLSDDARIILANLGSQLSSLAMASESRDVVSEEEGEEEGIDEIEQQLDRIQEKVMSWENNQSTMIWDCSSEEAYDYMKAVDETRRLVEVLESRSGSEDGVSLRRAHDVLQTAMARLEEEFRHLLVQNRQPFEPEHMSFRSTEDDLIEAGSVISSGDDSLEDVRESMGRNSEEYAVELVNQDVVHDLKSIAGLMFESGYERECSQVFVNVQKDALDDCLFSLEVEKLSIEDVLKMEWNALNSKIRRWIRVMKVFVRVSLGSEKLLADQILGELGSACFAESSKSAMLQLLNFSEAITIGPHQPEKLIRILDMYEVLDDLMPDITALYPDEAGSSIRTECQDVLERLGECAKTTFVEFEHAVASNVSSNAFPGGGVHPLTRYVMNYFKALMDYRRTLDVVLKGRDQEDDPAPASPDASPSGEEEEDGSSGSSSASAMAVHFKSLISILEANLDGKAKLYKEESLQRLFLMNNIHYMAEKVKGSDLRTVLGDDWIRKHNWKFQQHAMNYERATWSSILALLRDEGYQNTGSSRSLKERLQSFYLSFEEVYKSQTGWSIPDAQLRDDLRISTSLKVIQAYRTYVGRHSNHISEKHIKYSADDLEDYLLDLFEGSQKSLHGSHRK, encoded by the coding sequence ATGGGGGATTGCTCAGCTACAGAAGTAGTGATGATGGAAGCAGAAGAGGACTTGATTGCTTCAGCTCAGAAGATCATGAGAGCTTTGGAATCAGATATGAAGCTCTCTGATGATGCTAGAATTATTTTGGCAAATCTTGGCTCTCAGTTGAGCAGCTTAGCTATGGCTAGCGAAAGCCGGGATGTGGTGTCGGAGGAGGAAGGGGAGGAAGAGGGGATCGATGAGATCGAGCAGCAGCTCGATAGGATTCAAGAAAAGGTCATGAGTTGGGAGAATAATCAGTCTACTATGATATGGGATTGTAGCAGTGAAGAGGCTTATGATTATATGAAAGCTGTTGATGAGACTCGAAGGCTGGTCGAGGTTTTGGAGAGCAGGAGTGGTAGTGAGGACGGTGTTTCGCTGCGTAGGGCTCACGACGTTCTTCAGACTGCGATGGCTAGGCTTGAAGAGGAGTTCAGGCACTTGCTGGTTCAGAATAGGCAGCCTTTTGAGCCGGAGCATATGTCTTTTCGTTCGACTGAGGATGATCTGATTGAGGCCGGCTCTGTGATTTCCTCCGGGGATGATTCCTTAGAGGATGTTAGGGAGAGCATGGGCCGGAACTCAGAGGAGTACGCAGTGGAGCTCGTGAACCAGGATGTGGTTCATGACTTGAAGAGCATTGCTGGTTTGATGTTCGAGTCGGGTTACGAGAGGGAGTGCTCTCAGGTGTTTGTGAATGTCCAAAAGGATGCTTTGGATGACTGTCTCTTCAGTCTTGAAGTTGAGAAGCTGAGCATTGAGGATGTGTTGAAGATGGAGTGGAATGCGTTGAACTCGAAGATCAGGAGATGGATCCGGGTGATGAAGGTGTTCGTCCGCGTCTCCCTTGGTAGCGAGAAGCTGCTGGCGGATCAGATACTCGGGGAGCTCGGATCAGCCTGCTTCGCGGAGTCATCAAAATCCGCGATGCTGCAGCTTCTCAACTTCAGCGAGGCCATCACCATCGGGCCGCACCAACCGGAGAAGTTGATCCGGATTCTCGACATGTACGAGGTGCTCGACGATCTGATGCCGGACATCACAGCTCTGTACCCGGACGAGGCTGGATCCAGCATTAGGACCGAGTGCCAGGACGTGCTGGAGAGGCTAGGGGAGTGCGCGAAGACGACCTTCGTCGAGTTCGAGCACGCCGTGGCGTCCAACGTGTCGAGCAACGCGTTCCCGGGAGGCGGGGTCCACCCGCTCACTCGATACGTGATGAACTACTTCAAGGCTCTAATGGACTACAGGCGGACCCTAGACGTCGTGCTGAAGGGCCGTGACCAAGAGGATGATCCGGCCCCAGCCTCGCCCGATGCCAGTCCATCGggtgaggaggaggaggatggCAGCAGCGGGTCCTCGTCCGCCTCAGCCATGGCCGTGCACTTCAAGTCCCTGATCTCGATTCTCGAAGCCAACCTCGATGGGAAAGCGAAGCTATATAAGGAGGAATCTCTCCAACGCCTTTTCTTGATGAACAACATCCATTATATGGCTGAGAAGGTGAAAGGGTCCGATCTCCGCACCGTGCTAGGCGACGATTGGATCCGGAAACACAACTGGAAGTTCCAGCAGCACGCGATGAACTACGAGAGGGCCACGTGGAGCTCGATTCTCGCCCTATTGAGGGACGAGGGGTACCAAAACACGGGGTCATCGAGGAGTCTCAAGGAGAGGCTGCAGAGCTTCTACCTGTCGTTCGAGGAGGTGTACAAGAGCCAGACGGGGTGGTCGATCCCGGATGCTCAGCTACGAGACGACCTTCGGATCTCGACATCGCTGAAGGTGATCCAAGCGTACCGGACATATGTGGGGAGACACAGCAATCATATAAGTGAGAAACACATCAAATACAGTGCTGATGATTTGGAGGATTACCTTTTGGATCTTTTTGAAGGGTCACAGAAATCTTTGCATGGAAGCCATAGGAAATGA
- the LOC125205958 gene encoding exocyst complex component EXO70E2 isoform X2 yields the protein MMEAEEDLIASAQKIMRALESDMKLSDDARIILANLGSQLSSLAMASESRDVVSEEEGEEEGIDEIEQQLDRIQEKVMSWENNQSTMIWDCSSEEAYDYMKAVDETRRLVEVLESRSGSEDGVSLRRAHDVLQTAMARLEEEFRHLLVQNRQPFEPEHMSFRSTEDDLIEAGSVISSGDDSLEDVRESMGRNSEEYAVELVNQDVVHDLKSIAGLMFESGYERECSQVFVNVQKDALDDCLFSLEVEKLSIEDVLKMEWNALNSKIRRWIRVMKVFVRVSLGSEKLLADQILGELGSACFAESSKSAMLQLLNFSEAITIGPHQPEKLIRILDMYEVLDDLMPDITALYPDEAGSSIRTECQDVLERLGECAKTTFVEFEHAVASNVSSNAFPGGGVHPLTRYVMNYFKALMDYRRTLDVVLKGRDQEDDPAPASPDASPSGEEEEDGSSGSSSASAMAVHFKSLISILEANLDGKAKLYKEESLQRLFLMNNIHYMAEKVKGSDLRTVLGDDWIRKHNWKFQQHAMNYERATWSSILALLRDEGYQNTGSSRSLKERLQSFYLSFEEVYKSQTGWSIPDAQLRDDLRISTSLKVIQAYRTYVGRHSNHISEKHIKYSADDLEDYLLDLFEGSQKSLHGSHRK from the coding sequence ATGATGGAAGCAGAAGAGGACTTGATTGCTTCAGCTCAGAAGATCATGAGAGCTTTGGAATCAGATATGAAGCTCTCTGATGATGCTAGAATTATTTTGGCAAATCTTGGCTCTCAGTTGAGCAGCTTAGCTATGGCTAGCGAAAGCCGGGATGTGGTGTCGGAGGAGGAAGGGGAGGAAGAGGGGATCGATGAGATCGAGCAGCAGCTCGATAGGATTCAAGAAAAGGTCATGAGTTGGGAGAATAATCAGTCTACTATGATATGGGATTGTAGCAGTGAAGAGGCTTATGATTATATGAAAGCTGTTGATGAGACTCGAAGGCTGGTCGAGGTTTTGGAGAGCAGGAGTGGTAGTGAGGACGGTGTTTCGCTGCGTAGGGCTCACGACGTTCTTCAGACTGCGATGGCTAGGCTTGAAGAGGAGTTCAGGCACTTGCTGGTTCAGAATAGGCAGCCTTTTGAGCCGGAGCATATGTCTTTTCGTTCGACTGAGGATGATCTGATTGAGGCCGGCTCTGTGATTTCCTCCGGGGATGATTCCTTAGAGGATGTTAGGGAGAGCATGGGCCGGAACTCAGAGGAGTACGCAGTGGAGCTCGTGAACCAGGATGTGGTTCATGACTTGAAGAGCATTGCTGGTTTGATGTTCGAGTCGGGTTACGAGAGGGAGTGCTCTCAGGTGTTTGTGAATGTCCAAAAGGATGCTTTGGATGACTGTCTCTTCAGTCTTGAAGTTGAGAAGCTGAGCATTGAGGATGTGTTGAAGATGGAGTGGAATGCGTTGAACTCGAAGATCAGGAGATGGATCCGGGTGATGAAGGTGTTCGTCCGCGTCTCCCTTGGTAGCGAGAAGCTGCTGGCGGATCAGATACTCGGGGAGCTCGGATCAGCCTGCTTCGCGGAGTCATCAAAATCCGCGATGCTGCAGCTTCTCAACTTCAGCGAGGCCATCACCATCGGGCCGCACCAACCGGAGAAGTTGATCCGGATTCTCGACATGTACGAGGTGCTCGACGATCTGATGCCGGACATCACAGCTCTGTACCCGGACGAGGCTGGATCCAGCATTAGGACCGAGTGCCAGGACGTGCTGGAGAGGCTAGGGGAGTGCGCGAAGACGACCTTCGTCGAGTTCGAGCACGCCGTGGCGTCCAACGTGTCGAGCAACGCGTTCCCGGGAGGCGGGGTCCACCCGCTCACTCGATACGTGATGAACTACTTCAAGGCTCTAATGGACTACAGGCGGACCCTAGACGTCGTGCTGAAGGGCCGTGACCAAGAGGATGATCCGGCCCCAGCCTCGCCCGATGCCAGTCCATCGggtgaggaggaggaggatggCAGCAGCGGGTCCTCGTCCGCCTCAGCCATGGCCGTGCACTTCAAGTCCCTGATCTCGATTCTCGAAGCCAACCTCGATGGGAAAGCGAAGCTATATAAGGAGGAATCTCTCCAACGCCTTTTCTTGATGAACAACATCCATTATATGGCTGAGAAGGTGAAAGGGTCCGATCTCCGCACCGTGCTAGGCGACGATTGGATCCGGAAACACAACTGGAAGTTCCAGCAGCACGCGATGAACTACGAGAGGGCCACGTGGAGCTCGATTCTCGCCCTATTGAGGGACGAGGGGTACCAAAACACGGGGTCATCGAGGAGTCTCAAGGAGAGGCTGCAGAGCTTCTACCTGTCGTTCGAGGAGGTGTACAAGAGCCAGACGGGGTGGTCGATCCCGGATGCTCAGCTACGAGACGACCTTCGGATCTCGACATCGCTGAAGGTGATCCAAGCGTACCGGACATATGTGGGGAGACACAGCAATCATATAAGTGAGAAACACATCAAATACAGTGCTGATGATTTGGAGGATTACCTTTTGGATCTTTTTGAAGGGTCACAGAAATCTTTGCATGGAAGCCATAGGAAATGA
- the LOC125207220 gene encoding glycine-rich RNA-binding protein 2, mitochondrial-like, which produces MAFLNRVGNVLKQAVSKHVSSQYLAPSASIFQAVRSMSTSAKLFVGGLSYSTDDTSLQEAFSQYGEVVEARVILDRETGRSRGFGFITFTSTEAASSAIQAFDGQDLHGRRVRVNYATEKPRGGGFGGGYGGGGGGYGGGGYGGGGGGYGGGGYSGGGGYGGGQGGNYGRGGYQSGGGGYGGGNQYPSQSGGFGGSGNYPSGGEGAFGGGGNSVQADGNYSSSGQTGFSSFSDFGTTGGAGEIPEAVGGQTEAGDVGFGQDSFGKEDNEEEPSDYANTQK; this is translated from the exons ATGGCATTTCTGAACAGAGTGGGCAATGTTCTAAAACAAGCTGTCAGCAAGCATGTTAGTTCACAATATCTGGCTCCGAGTGCCTCGATTTTTCAGGCAGTGAGGAGCATGTCTACCTCTGCAAAGCTCTTTGTTGGAG GCCTCTCTTATAGCACTGATGACACTAGTTTACAAGAAGCTTTTTCCCAGTATGGAGAAGTGGTCGAAG CTAGAGTTATTCTAGACCGTGAGACTGGTAGATCCCGAGGATTCGGCTTTATTACCTTCACTTCAACTGAGGCCGCTAGTAGCGCCATTCAGGCATTTGATGGCCAG GATCTACATGGACGAAGGGTTAGGGTGAATTATGCTACTGAAAAACCTCGTGGTGGTGGTTTTGGAGGCGGatatggtggtggtggtgggggtTATGGAGGTGGGGGatatggtggtggtggaggggGATATGGTGGTGGAGGATATTCTGGTGGTGGGGGTTACGGAGGTGGACAGGGTGGTAACTATGGGCGCGGAGGATACCAAAGTGGTGGAGGTGGATATGGTGGTGGCAACCAATATCCTAGTCAAAGTGGTGGATTTGGTGGTTCTGGTAACTACCCTAGTGGAGGAGAAGGTGCctttggtggtggtggtaACTCTGTACAAGCTGATGGAAACTACAGCTCTAGTGGACAAACTGGCTTTTCTTCCTTCTCAGATTTTGGGACAACTGGAGGTGCTGGTGAAATTCCCGAAGCAGTGGGTGGTCAAACAGAAGCTGGAGACGTAGGTTTTGGGCAGGACAGTTTCGGTAAGGAGGACAATGAGGAGGAGCCCAGTGATTATGCCAACACTCAGAAATGA
- the LOC125205373 gene encoding protein RIK isoform X1, translating into MTEDSCPRVASSSESDSSVTKQRRKRKWDQPDESLLSAGVAVPGILPLANMGYLPMPAVSLVPGAPLAIPFSTSNANALQVIQVPLQQHAASIIQKLVQPKIQDELIAREIIINDADSAIRYRLTKRQTQEEIQKSTGAVVITRGKYHPPNAPPNGERPLYLHISAASHLETTAERIRAVDHAAAMVDEMLKQPNANNGVKVDHLLSTCIFLGFEVDPSVDIASRIRGPNDQYVNHIMNETGATVSLRGQRSGVAENGQCEETQQPLHLFLSSNDAKLLERAKLLAENLLDTICAEFGSSRISSCKVYGAVPPPPQLQAGVNSPGNASKLNNIPAFTATTSGLSIVASQGSVSQSGLPNSALPQTNTCYPHGLTSGTSYIGYGGIYPQTTPLQQVALALKHTTSPVTATISPAITTTSTSIDPPREVPSLANDKRSQRRKFQELPAAAKGPASINQKKIQGSEFPMPRELTSHVGVRDISAVRDSKNSSSSKMPPPPPKSLLPPPPPPKFDSTPRQLHVNGHETHRSTHETVPDTLIKLMEYGDDDDDDNEDLRETPQEVLKECSSSPPKPKPFWAV; encoded by the exons ATGACGGAGGACAGTTGCCCTAGGGTTGCGTCATCATCGGAATCTGATTCATCGGTCACCAAACAAAG aagaaagagaaagtgGGATCAGCCGGACGAATCATTGCTTTCTGCTGGAGTAGCAGTTCCAGGGATACTCCCACTAGCTAACATGGGATATCTGCCCATGCCTGCTGTCTCCTTAGTACCAGGGGCTCCTCTTGCAATCCCCTTTTCCACTTCTAACGCCAACGCTCTACAAGTTATTCAGGTGCCTTTGCAGCAACATGCTGCTTCCATCATCCAAAAGCTAGTCCAA CCGAAAATCCAAGACGAACTAATAGCTAGAGAAATTATTATAAACGATGCTGACTCGGCTATCCGGTATAGGCTTACAAAGCGCCAAACTCAGGAAGAG ATTCAGAAGAGCACTGGAGCTGTAGTAATCACTCG GGGGAAATATCACCCACCTAATGCACCACCTAATGGTGAGAGACCTCTATATCTCCACATATCCGCAGCCTCACAT TTAGAAACAACAGCAGAACGAATTAGAGCAGTTGATCATGCTGCTGCAATGGTGGATGAAATGCTGAAACAACCAAATGCAAACAATGGAGTTAAG GTTGATCATTTATTAAGTACCTGTATCTTTTTGGGATTTGAGGTAGACCCATCAGTGGACATCGCTTCTCGCATCCGTGGCCCAAAT GACCAGTATGTAAACCACATTATGAATGAAACAGGAGCAACTGTCTCACTAAGAGGACAGCGATCTGGGGTTGCTGAAAATGGACAGTGTGAAG AAACGCAACAACCTTTGCATTTGTTCTTGTCAAGCAATGATGCAAAACTTCTTGAACGTGCTAAGCTCTTGGCAGAAAATCTTTTGGATACAATTTGTGCTGAGTTTGGTTCATCTAG GATATCTTCATGTAAGGTGTATGGTGCTGTTCCACCTCCACCTCAGTTGCAAGCTGGGGTCAACAGTCCTGGAAATGCATCAAAACTCAATAATATACCTGCTTTCACGGCAACTACGTCTGGTTTAAGCATTGTTGCCTCTCAGGGTTCAGTATCTCAATCTGGATTGCCAAATTCTGCACTACCTCAGACAAACACTTGCTATCCTCACGGTTTGACAAGTGGAACAAGCTATATTGGTTATGGTGGAATATATCCCCAAACGACGCCTTTGCAACAAGTTGCTTTAGCCCTTAAGCACACGACTTCACCAGTTACTGCTACAATATCTCCTGCTATCACAACAACAAGCACAAGCATAGACCCACCAAGAGAGGTGCCCTCCCTTGCAAATGATAAACGTTCCCAAAGACGGAAGTTTCAGGAGTTGCCTGCTGCTGCAAAAGGTCCTGCAAGCATAAATCAG AAGAAAATACAGGGATCCGAATTTCCCATGCCACGTGAACTAACTTCACATGTAGGTGTAAGAGATATTTCAGCTGTTCGAGATTCTAAGAATTCATCATCTTCTAAAatgccgcctcctcctcctaaGAGTTTACTGCCACCTCCTCCCCCACCAAAGTTCGACTCAACACCGCGACAACTGCATGTAAATGGCCATGAGACCCACAGATCTACACATGAAACTGTCCCTG ATACTCTAAtcaagttaatggaatatggagATGATGATGACGACGACAATGAAGACCTGAGAGAGACGCCACAAGAGGTGTTAAAAGAATGTTCAAGTTCCCCTCCgaaaccaaaacctttctgGGCTGTTTGA
- the LOC125205373 gene encoding protein RIK isoform X2 produces MTEDSCPRVASSSESDSSVTKQRRKRKWDQPDESLLSAGVAVPGILPLANMGYLPMPAVSLVPGAPLAIPFSTSNANALQVIQVPLQQHAASIIQKLVQPKIQDELIAREIIINDADSAIRYRLTKRQTQEEIQKSTGAVVITRGKYHPPNAPPNGERPLYLHISAASHLETTAERIRAVDHAAAMVDEMLKQPNANNGVKVDHLLSTCIFLGFEVDPSVDIASRIRGPNDQYVNHIMNETGATVSLRGQRSGVAENGQCEETQQPLHLFLSSNDAKLLERAKLLAENLLDTICAEFGSSRISSCKVYGAVPPPPQLQAGVNSPGNASKLNNIPAFTATTSGLSIVASQGSVSQSGLPNSALPQTNTCYPHGLTSGTSYIGYGGIYPQTTPLQQVALALKHTTSPVTATISPAITTTSTSIDPPREVPSLANDKRSQRRKFQELPAAAKGPASINQVFSLTFYEAYRILEICMFDRVLN; encoded by the exons ATGACGGAGGACAGTTGCCCTAGGGTTGCGTCATCATCGGAATCTGATTCATCGGTCACCAAACAAAG aagaaagagaaagtgGGATCAGCCGGACGAATCATTGCTTTCTGCTGGAGTAGCAGTTCCAGGGATACTCCCACTAGCTAACATGGGATATCTGCCCATGCCTGCTGTCTCCTTAGTACCAGGGGCTCCTCTTGCAATCCCCTTTTCCACTTCTAACGCCAACGCTCTACAAGTTATTCAGGTGCCTTTGCAGCAACATGCTGCTTCCATCATCCAAAAGCTAGTCCAA CCGAAAATCCAAGACGAACTAATAGCTAGAGAAATTATTATAAACGATGCTGACTCGGCTATCCGGTATAGGCTTACAAAGCGCCAAACTCAGGAAGAG ATTCAGAAGAGCACTGGAGCTGTAGTAATCACTCG GGGGAAATATCACCCACCTAATGCACCACCTAATGGTGAGAGACCTCTATATCTCCACATATCCGCAGCCTCACAT TTAGAAACAACAGCAGAACGAATTAGAGCAGTTGATCATGCTGCTGCAATGGTGGATGAAATGCTGAAACAACCAAATGCAAACAATGGAGTTAAG GTTGATCATTTATTAAGTACCTGTATCTTTTTGGGATTTGAGGTAGACCCATCAGTGGACATCGCTTCTCGCATCCGTGGCCCAAAT GACCAGTATGTAAACCACATTATGAATGAAACAGGAGCAACTGTCTCACTAAGAGGACAGCGATCTGGGGTTGCTGAAAATGGACAGTGTGAAG AAACGCAACAACCTTTGCATTTGTTCTTGTCAAGCAATGATGCAAAACTTCTTGAACGTGCTAAGCTCTTGGCAGAAAATCTTTTGGATACAATTTGTGCTGAGTTTGGTTCATCTAG GATATCTTCATGTAAGGTGTATGGTGCTGTTCCACCTCCACCTCAGTTGCAAGCTGGGGTCAACAGTCCTGGAAATGCATCAAAACTCAATAATATACCTGCTTTCACGGCAACTACGTCTGGTTTAAGCATTGTTGCCTCTCAGGGTTCAGTATCTCAATCTGGATTGCCAAATTCTGCACTACCTCAGACAAACACTTGCTATCCTCACGGTTTGACAAGTGGAACAAGCTATATTGGTTATGGTGGAATATATCCCCAAACGACGCCTTTGCAACAAGTTGCTTTAGCCCTTAAGCACACGACTTCACCAGTTACTGCTACAATATCTCCTGCTATCACAACAACAAGCACAAGCATAGACCCACCAAGAGAGGTGCCCTCCCTTGCAAATGATAAACGTTCCCAAAGACGGAAGTTTCAGGAGTTGCCTGCTGCTGCAAAAGGTCCTGCAAGCATAAATCAG GTATTTTCACTGACCTTCTATGAAGCTTACAGGATATTGGAGATTTGCATGTTTGACAGGGTGCTAAATTGA